A genomic segment from Pseudomonas sessilinigenes encodes:
- a CDS encoding RecQ family ATP-dependent DNA helicase: MHSTLEQVFGYPQFRPGQEATVSAVLAGRSAAAIFPTGSGKSLCYQLPALLLPHLTLVVSPLLALMQDQLAFLQGHGIAAASIDSAQGREEANEVMARARSGELKILMISVERLKNERFRNFLQQVPISLLVVDEAHCISEWGHNFRPDYLKLPDYQRQFKIPQALLLTATATPKVIADMQARFAIAAGDVVTTGFYRPNLNLLVEPVRGADKRKRLVQWLGERAGQPSIVYVTLQKTAEQIAEYLGQQGIAAQAYHAGLPHEERESIQRRFMAGNSQCIVATIAFGMGIDKSDIRNVVHFDLPKSIENYSQEIGRAGRDGQPSDCLVLANRDSLNVLENFVYGDTPELSGIRYVLDDLQACAPQGQWEFMLGPLADQSNIRQLPLKTLLVQLELRGLIAPRYAYFAEYRFKLLLEPSTLLERFEGERRDFVDAIIQTSSRARTWATVNFDALYQQHQAPRQRVVKALDYLQEKGWVEVESKQMTEVYSLLQDNFDPAALGTELHAYFARHEGSEIARIHGMLELFASEQCLGYRLAQYFGDQQAPQQCGHCSVCQGRVACLPTPPALPALVDKNFAELCGNFIHRHQQHTGEVPGAERLARFLCGLSVPLFTKLKARSISGFATLEDYPYSAVREWCVTQLPE, encoded by the coding sequence ATGCACAGTACCCTTGAACAGGTCTTCGGTTATCCACAGTTTCGCCCGGGCCAGGAGGCCACGGTCAGCGCGGTCCTGGCTGGGCGCTCGGCGGCGGCGATCTTCCCCACCGGCTCCGGCAAGTCCCTGTGCTACCAACTGCCCGCACTGCTGTTGCCGCACCTGACCCTGGTGGTATCGCCGCTGTTGGCGCTGATGCAGGACCAACTGGCGTTTCTTCAGGGGCATGGCATCGCCGCTGCGAGCATCGATTCGGCCCAGGGGCGGGAGGAGGCCAACGAAGTGATGGCCCGGGCCCGTTCCGGGGAGCTGAAGATCCTGATGATCTCGGTCGAGCGCCTGAAGAACGAACGTTTCCGCAACTTTTTGCAGCAGGTGCCCATCTCCCTGCTGGTGGTGGACGAAGCGCACTGCATTTCCGAATGGGGCCACAACTTTCGGCCGGACTACCTGAAACTGCCGGACTACCAGCGCCAGTTCAAGATTCCCCAGGCCCTGCTGTTGACGGCCACGGCGACCCCGAAGGTGATCGCCGACATGCAGGCGCGTTTCGCCATCGCTGCGGGCGATGTGGTCACTACCGGTTTCTACCGGCCCAACCTCAACCTGCTGGTGGAGCCGGTACGGGGTGCCGACAAGCGCAAGCGCCTGGTGCAGTGGCTGGGTGAACGGGCCGGGCAACCGAGCATCGTCTACGTGACCTTGCAGAAGACTGCCGAGCAGATCGCCGAGTACCTGGGCCAGCAGGGGATTGCCGCCCAGGCTTACCACGCCGGTTTGCCACACGAGGAGCGCGAGTCGATCCAGCGGCGCTTCATGGCAGGGAACAGCCAGTGCATCGTTGCCACCATTGCCTTCGGCATGGGTATCGACAAGAGCGATATTCGCAATGTGGTGCACTTCGACCTGCCCAAGTCCATCGAGAACTACAGCCAGGAAATCGGGCGTGCCGGGCGCGATGGCCAGCCCTCCGACTGCCTGGTGCTGGCCAACCGCGACAGCCTCAACGTCTTGGAGAACTTCGTCTACGGGGATACTCCCGAGTTGAGCGGAATCCGCTACGTGCTGGACGATTTGCAGGCCTGTGCACCGCAAGGGCAGTGGGAGTTCATGCTGGGACCACTGGCCGACCAGAGCAATATCCGCCAATTGCCGCTCAAGACCTTGCTGGTGCAATTGGAGCTGCGTGGCCTGATTGCCCCGCGCTATGCCTATTTCGCCGAGTACCGCTTCAAGCTGTTGCTTGAGCCCTCGACCTTGCTGGAGCGTTTCGAAGGGGAGAGGCGTGATTTCGTCGATGCCATCATCCAGACCTCGAGCCGTGCCCGGACCTGGGCCACCGTGAATTTCGATGCGCTCTACCAGCAGCACCAGGCACCGCGCCAACGGGTGGTCAAGGCGCTGGACTATCTCCAGGAAAAAGGCTGGGTAGAAGTGGAAAGCAAGCAGATGACCGAGGTCTACAGCCTGTTGCAGGACAATTTCGATCCGGCTGCCCTGGGCACTGAGTTGCATGCCTATTTCGCGCGCCATGAGGGCAGCGAGATTGCCCGGATCCACGGGATGCTCGAGTTGTTCGCCAGTGAGCAGTGCCTGGGGTATCGCCTGGCGCAGTACTTTGGCGACCAGCAGGCGCCGCAACAATGTGGGCATTGTTCGGTTTGCCAGGGACGAGTCGCGTGCTTGCCGACACCGCCGGCCTTGCCCGCACTTGTGGATAAAAATTTTGCCGAGCTGTGCGGCAATTTTATCCACAGGCACCAGCAGCACACGGGCGAGGTGCCTGGAGCGGAACGGCTGGCACGTTTTCTGTGCGGCCTGAGCGTGCCGTTGTTCACCAAGCTCAAGGCACGGAGCATTTCCGGCTTCGCGACCTTGGAGGATTACCCCTACAGCGCAGTGCGAGAGTGGTGCGTCACTCAGCTGCCTGAGTGA
- a CDS encoding 3-hydroxyacyl-CoA dehydrogenase yields MSQAAFDIRQAAVIGAGTMGRGIVMCLASAGLPVLWLDNNPQMLQQALAAVADTYAHNVRQGRIEQAEADARLARIGVAQGYPQLADVDLVIEAVYENLELKQQIFRQLDAALKPGAILASNTSALDIDAIAAVTRRAPQVLGLHFFSPAHIMKLLEVVRAAKTSPEVLDAALALGQRMGKVSVVAGNCFGFIGNRMLNTYVLEARKMLLEGAFPYQVDAALQAFGFAMGPFRMYDVVGIDLGWRARQLSGVGQDAPEIQVDNRLCELGRFGQKSGDGYYHYEPGSRQAEHDLEVDALVLQVSEGLSYRRRDIGPEEILERCLLALVNEGAKILQEGIARSAGDIDLVYLNGYGFPREQGGPMSWADTQGLAEVRRRLTILQAELGEHWRPAKLIEALAVAGKGFAQA; encoded by the coding sequence ATGAGCCAGGCAGCATTCGATATCCGGCAGGCCGCAGTGATCGGCGCCGGTACCATGGGACGCGGCATCGTCATGTGCCTGGCCAGCGCCGGCCTGCCGGTCCTGTGGCTGGACAACAATCCACAGATGCTCCAGCAAGCCCTGGCGGCAGTGGCCGATACCTATGCCCATAACGTTCGCCAGGGGCGTATCGAGCAGGCTGAAGCCGATGCACGCCTGGCGCGGATCGGCGTCGCCCAAGGTTATCCACAGCTGGCTGACGTGGACTTGGTGATCGAGGCGGTGTACGAGAACCTGGAGCTCAAGCAGCAGATCTTTCGTCAGCTGGATGCTGCACTCAAGCCGGGAGCGATCCTCGCCAGTAATACCTCGGCACTGGATATCGACGCCATTGCCGCAGTTACCCGACGGGCGCCCCAGGTCCTGGGCCTGCACTTCTTCAGCCCGGCACACATCATGAAACTGCTCGAGGTGGTGCGGGCCGCCAAGACCTCGCCTGAGGTGCTGGACGCTGCCTTGGCCCTGGGCCAGCGCATGGGCAAGGTCAGTGTGGTGGCGGGTAACTGCTTCGGCTTCATTGGCAACCGCATGCTCAATACCTATGTGCTCGAGGCCCGCAAGATGCTCCTGGAAGGCGCGTTTCCCTATCAGGTGGATGCTGCCTTGCAGGCGTTTGGCTTTGCCATGGGACCGTTTCGCATGTACGACGTGGTGGGCATCGACCTGGGCTGGCGTGCCCGGCAACTGAGCGGCGTCGGCCAGGATGCGCCAGAGATCCAGGTCGACAACCGCTTGTGTGAGCTGGGGCGGTTTGGCCAGAAAAGCGGTGACGGTTATTACCACTATGAGCCAGGCAGCCGCCAGGCCGAGCACGATCTGGAGGTCGATGCCCTGGTGCTGCAGGTCAGTGAGGGGCTGAGCTACCGGAGGCGCGATATTGGTCCCGAGGAGATCCTGGAGCGCTGCCTGCTGGCCCTGGTCAACGAAGGGGCGAAGATCCTCCAGGAAGGCATTGCTCGCTCGGCCGGTGATATCGACCTGGTCTACCTCAATGGCTACGGCTTTCCCAGGGAGCAGGGCGGGCCGATGAGCTGGGCCGATACCCAGGGGCTGGCAGAGGTCCGGCGGCGGCTGACGATCCTGCAAGCTGAATTGGGTGAGCATTGGCGGCCGGCGAAGTTGATCGAGGCACTGGCGGTCGCTGGAAAAGGGTTTGCCCAGGCTTAG
- a CDS encoding acyl-CoA thioesterase, translating into MSESMPQRGDYRHFQPIITRWHDNDVYGHVNNVTYYSFFDTAVNTYLIEQGGLDIHDGEVVGFVVSSACDYFASIAFPERIEVGLRVGKLGNSSVQYELAVFKSGEEEPCAVGRVVHVFVDRASNQPVPIPVVLRAALEQLLVT; encoded by the coding sequence ATGTCCGAGTCCATGCCGCAACGCGGCGACTACCGCCATTTCCAGCCGATCATCACGCGTTGGCATGACAATGACGTCTATGGCCATGTGAACAACGTCACCTACTACAGCTTTTTCGACACGGCGGTGAATACCTACCTGATCGAGCAGGGCGGCCTGGATATCCATGACGGTGAGGTGGTGGGGTTCGTGGTCAGCTCGGCTTGCGACTACTTTGCCTCCATCGCATTTCCTGAGCGTATCGAGGTGGGACTGCGGGTCGGCAAGTTGGGCAACAGCTCGGTGCAATACGAGTTGGCGGTGTTCAAGTCGGGAGAGGAGGAGCCTTGCGCGGTGGGGCGCGTCGTCCATGTGTTCGTGGACCGGGCATCGAACCAGCCGGTGCCGATTCCAGTGGTCCTGCGCGCAGCCCTGGAACAGCTGCTGGTGACCTGA
- a CDS encoding YMGG-like glycine zipper-containing protein — MKFSSILLLSLGLVSGVASAGGTTEAGVGGALGGVLGSVVGQQLGGNTGSAIGAAIGGAGGSAVGADKRSRGQAAIGGALGAAGGNVVGRSMGGSTGSLIGAAAGGGAGGALGNYMGNESAREDRDYRRDRDRRYYRDGHRGRGHAYGHRKHRHYDD, encoded by the coding sequence ATGAAGTTCTCCTCGATTCTCTTGTTGTCCCTTGGCCTGGTCAGCGGCGTCGCCTCTGCCGGTGGCACCACTGAAGCAGGTGTGGGCGGCGCATTGGGCGGGGTTCTAGGCTCGGTGGTCGGCCAGCAACTGGGCGGCAATACCGGTTCGGCCATTGGCGCAGCCATCGGCGGCGCAGGCGGCAGTGCGGTCGGCGCCGACAAGCGCAGTCGTGGCCAGGCGGCCATCGGCGGCGCCTTGGGCGCGGCAGGCGGCAACGTCGTGGGCCGCAGCATGGGCGGCAGCACCGGCAGCCTGATCGGTGCAGCGGCAGGCGGTGGTGCCGGCGGCGCACTGGGCAACTACATGGGCAACGAAAGCGCCCGGGAAGACCGCGACTATCGCCGCGATCGCGACCGCCGCTACTACCGCGACGGCCACCGTGGCCGTGGTCACGCCTACGGCCATCGCAAGCATCGTCACTACGACGACTGA
- a CDS encoding FdhF/YdeP family oxidoreductase translates to MSTHNQADQKPVARYKPYKGPAGGWGALISVAQAWLTSDNALKNIRMMLKTNQNGGFDCPGCAWGDSPESGMVKFCENGAKAVNWEATKRRVDGAFFAKHSVSALLEQSDYWLEYQGRLTEPMSYDAETDRYRPISWEDAFSLIARHLLNLPSPDMAEFYTSGRASNEAAYLYQLFVRAYGTNNFPDCSNMCHEASGVALAQSVGVGKGTVTFDDFEHSDAIFVWGQNPGTNHPRMLEPLREAVKRGAQVVCVNPLKERGLERFQHPQNPLEMLTNGNRPTNTAYFRPALGGDMALLRGMAKFLLQWERDAQKAGTAAVFDHDFLNTHTAQVLEYLGTIDDTPWEQIVEQSGLTLVEIEQAARMYAKGKNVIMCWAMGITQHRHSVATIQEIANLMLLRGNVGRPGAGLCPVRGHSNVQGDRTMGINERPPVAFLDSLERRFQFKVPRDNGHNVVEAIHAMLEGRSKVFIGLGGNFAQATPDSERTFQALRNCDLTVQISTKLNRSHLAHGKDALILPCLGRTDIDLQAGGPQAVTVEDSFSMVHASNGQLQPLSAHMRSEPWILAGIAAATLGNRPVDWNWLAADYGRIRDLIADTIPGFKEFNERLKHPGGFYLGNAAGARQWNTSSGRANFRANLLPKDLIDERTRASGKQPDLILQSMRSHDQYNTTIYGLDDRYRGVKGQRDVLFVNEADIIRLGFKPGQKADIVSLWNDGRERRVKGFTLLAFDIPAGQAAAYYPEVNPLVPLESTGDGSHTPTSKFIAIRLEAASDNGLIMARSA, encoded by the coding sequence GTGAGTACACATAACCAAGCCGACCAGAAACCCGTAGCCCGCTACAAGCCCTACAAGGGGCCGGCCGGTGGTTGGGGTGCCCTGATCAGCGTGGCCCAGGCCTGGCTGACCAGCGACAACGCCCTGAAGAACATCCGCATGATGCTCAAGACCAACCAGAACGGCGGCTTCGACTGCCCGGGCTGCGCCTGGGGCGACTCGCCGGAAAGCGGCATGGTCAAGTTCTGCGAGAACGGCGCCAAGGCGGTGAACTGGGAAGCCACCAAGCGCCGGGTGGACGGCGCCTTCTTCGCCAAGCACAGCGTCAGTGCCCTGCTGGAACAGAGCGACTACTGGCTCGAGTACCAGGGCCGGCTGACCGAGCCGATGAGCTATGACGCCGAGACCGATCGCTACCGCCCCATCAGCTGGGAAGACGCCTTCAGCCTGATCGCCCGCCACCTGCTGAACCTGCCGAGCCCGGACATGGCCGAGTTCTACACCTCGGGCCGGGCCAGTAACGAGGCGGCCTATCTCTACCAGTTGTTCGTGCGGGCCTACGGCACCAACAACTTCCCCGACTGTTCGAACATGTGCCACGAAGCCAGTGGCGTGGCCCTGGCGCAGAGCGTCGGGGTGGGCAAGGGCACGGTAACCTTCGACGATTTCGAACACTCCGACGCGATCTTCGTCTGGGGCCAGAACCCCGGCACCAACCATCCGCGGATGCTCGAACCCCTGCGCGAGGCGGTGAAGCGCGGTGCCCAGGTGGTGTGCGTCAATCCGTTGAAGGAGCGCGGCCTGGAACGCTTCCAGCACCCGCAGAATCCCCTGGAGATGCTCACCAACGGCAATCGCCCGACCAATACCGCGTATTTCCGCCCGGCCCTGGGTGGTGACATGGCGTTGCTGCGCGGCATGGCCAAGTTCCTCCTGCAATGGGAACGCGACGCGCAGAAGGCCGGGACCGCGGCCGTATTCGACCACGACTTCCTCAACACCCACACCGCCCAGGTGCTGGAATACCTGGGCACCATCGACGACACCCCATGGGAGCAGATCGTCGAGCAGTCGGGCCTGACCCTGGTGGAGATCGAGCAGGCGGCGCGCATGTACGCCAAGGGCAAGAACGTCATCATGTGCTGGGCCATGGGCATTACCCAGCATCGCCATTCGGTGGCGACCATCCAGGAAATCGCCAACCTGATGCTGCTGCGCGGCAACGTCGGCAGGCCCGGCGCCGGCCTGTGCCCGGTCCGCGGCCACAGTAACGTCCAGGGTGACCGTACCATGGGCATCAACGAGCGGCCGCCGGTGGCCTTCCTCGACTCCCTGGAGCGGCGCTTCCAGTTCAAGGTGCCCAGGGACAACGGTCATAACGTGGTCGAGGCGATCCACGCCATGCTCGAAGGCCGTTCCAAGGTATTCATCGGCCTTGGGGGCAACTTCGCCCAGGCCACTCCGGACAGCGAGCGGACGTTCCAGGCCCTGCGCAACTGCGACCTCACCGTGCAGATCAGCACCAAGCTCAATCGCAGCCACCTGGCCCACGGCAAGGATGCACTGATCCTGCCGTGCCTGGGACGCACCGACATCGACCTGCAGGCTGGCGGCCCACAAGCGGTCACCGTGGAAGACTCCTTCAGCATGGTCCACGCCTCCAACGGCCAGTTGCAGCCGCTGTCGGCGCACATGCGCTCCGAGCCCTGGATCCTGGCGGGCATCGCCGCGGCCACCCTGGGCAACCGCCCGGTGGACTGGAACTGGCTGGCCGCCGACTACGGGCGCATCCGCGACCTGATCGCCGACACCATCCCAGGCTTCAAGGAGTTCAACGAGCGCCTCAAGCACCCAGGCGGCTTCTACCTGGGCAACGCCGCCGGCGCTCGCCAGTGGAACACTTCCTCGGGGCGCGCCAACTTCCGCGCCAACCTGCTGCCCAAGGACCTGATCGATGAACGCACCCGGGCCAGCGGCAAGCAGCCGGACCTGATCCTGCAGTCGATGCGCTCCCACGATCAGTACAACACCACCATCTACGGCCTCGATGACCGCTACCGCGGGGTGAAGGGCCAACGTGACGTGCTGTTCGTCAACGAAGCGGACATCATCCGCCTGGGGTTCAAGCCAGGGCAGAAGGCCGATATCGTGTCGCTGTGGAACGATGGCCGCGAACGCCGGGTCAAGGGCTTCACCCTGCTGGCTTTCGACATCCCGGCCGGCCAGGCCGCGGCCTACTACCCTGAGGTCAACCCGTTGGTGCCGCTGGAAAGCACCGGTGACGGCAGCCATACCCCGACCTCCAAGTTCATCGCCATCCGCCTGGAGGCTGCCAGCGACAACGGCCTGATCATGGCACGCTCGGCTTGA
- a CDS encoding LysR family transcriptional regulator, which yields MDIKQLKFLIALDETRHFGQAAARCHITQPTLSMRLRNLEEELELPLVNRGQRFEGFTAPGERVLAWARTVLTAYDGLLAEAAACRGNLVGTLRLGVVPLSSFDPQPLMQRLHAEHPHLRFELSSLSSEQILEQLASNRLDLGVSYLERLDGEHFDSLTLAQTHMGLLYDQRHFSFGEQPLSWEALTELPLGLLTSGMHFRQSIDHNFHIRGLHPRPVLQTDAVHQLVQMVHGGLCCAVMPLDSGLEAMTEHLRLQPIEDAQTLARLGLIMRRSAPRSALAEACFALYQKLLDGA from the coding sequence ATGGACATCAAGCAGCTGAAATTCCTCATCGCCCTGGACGAAACCCGCCACTTCGGCCAGGCCGCCGCCCGTTGCCACATCACCCAGCCGACCCTGTCGATGCGCCTGCGCAACCTCGAGGAGGAGCTTGAGCTGCCGCTGGTCAACCGTGGCCAGCGCTTCGAAGGTTTCACCGCGCCCGGCGAGCGGGTCCTGGCCTGGGCCCGTACCGTACTCACCGCCTATGACGGTTTGCTGGCCGAAGCCGCTGCCTGCCGTGGCAACCTGGTGGGCACCCTGCGCTTGGGGGTGGTCCCGCTGTCGAGCTTCGACCCGCAGCCACTGATGCAGCGCCTGCACGCCGAACACCCGCACCTGCGCTTCGAACTCTCGTCCCTGAGTTCGGAACAGATCCTCGAGCAGTTGGCGAGTAATCGCCTGGACCTCGGGGTGTCCTACCTGGAACGCCTGGACGGCGAGCACTTCGACTCCCTGACCCTGGCCCAGACGCATATGGGACTGCTGTACGACCAACGGCACTTCAGCTTCGGCGAGCAACCGCTGAGCTGGGAAGCGCTGACCGAACTGCCCCTGGGCCTGCTGACCAGCGGCATGCATTTTCGCCAGTCCATCGATCACAACTTCCATATCCGCGGACTGCACCCACGCCCCGTCCTGCAGACCGATGCCGTCCATCAGTTGGTGCAGATGGTCCATGGCGGCCTGTGCTGCGCGGTGATGCCCCTGGACAGCGGCCTGGAGGCCATGACCGAGCATCTGCGCCTGCAACCCATAGAAGACGCCCAGACCCTGGCTCGCCTGGGCCTGATCATGCGTCGCAGCGCACCGCGCTCGGCCCTGGCCGAAGCCTGCTTCGCCCTCTACCAGAAACTGCTCGATGGCGCTTGA
- the lysM gene encoding peptidoglycan-binding protein LysM, which produces MSIFSFVKEAGEKLIDLLTPGNANASEQLKEHIAKVGLGNPNVQATVEGDKVIVKGEVASQEEKEKILLALGNIAGVGSVEDQVTVTGPTVVSAVFVTVKKGDTLSAIAKVQYGDANKYNKIFEANKPLLSHPDKIYPGQVLRIPE; this is translated from the coding sequence ATGAGCATTTTCAGCTTTGTGAAGGAAGCCGGTGAGAAACTGATCGACTTGCTGACCCCGGGTAACGCCAACGCCAGCGAGCAGCTCAAGGAACACATCGCCAAGGTCGGCCTGGGCAACCCCAACGTCCAGGCGACGGTGGAAGGCGACAAGGTCATCGTCAAGGGTGAAGTGGCGAGCCAGGAAGAGAAGGAAAAGATCCTTCTGGCCCTGGGCAACATCGCCGGTGTCGGCAGTGTCGAGGACCAGGTCACCGTCACTGGCCCAACCGTGGTGTCGGCCGTATTCGTCACCGTGAAGAAGGGCGATACCCTGAGCGCCATCGCCAAGGTCCAATACGGCGACGCCAACAAGTACAACAAGATCTTCGAGGCCAACAAGCCCCTGCTGTCCCATCCGGACAAGATCTATCCGGGGCAGGTCCTGCGCATCCCCGAGTGA
- the yrfG gene encoding GMP/IMP nucleotidase, whose protein sequence is MTLMPWRDIDTVLLDMDGTLLDLHYDNHFWLEHLPRRYAELHGVSRAMAELELQPLFERNAGQLQWYCLDFWSTELRLPVRELKLETAHLIALRPDADTFLAALKQAGKRVILITNAHRDSLSLKLERIELAPYFERLISSHDYGFPKENLQFWDALQADIHFDPKRSLFIDDTLPILRSARDFGVGQLLAVSQPDSRKGPKDTAEFAAVGDYRELIKGLLD, encoded by the coding sequence ATGACCCTGATGCCCTGGCGCGATATCGATACCGTCCTGCTGGACATGGACGGCACCTTGCTGGACCTGCACTACGACAACCATTTCTGGCTGGAGCACCTGCCCCGTCGCTATGCCGAGCTGCATGGGGTCAGCCGGGCCATGGCCGAACTGGAGCTGCAGCCCTTGTTCGAGCGTAACGCCGGACAGTTGCAGTGGTATTGCCTGGACTTCTGGAGCACCGAACTCAGGTTGCCAGTACGTGAACTGAAGCTGGAGACCGCCCACCTGATCGCCCTGCGCCCGGACGCCGATACATTCCTCGCGGCGCTCAAGCAGGCCGGCAAGCGGGTGATCCTGATCACCAACGCACACCGCGATTCGCTTTCGCTGAAACTGGAGCGGATCGAGTTGGCGCCGTACTTCGAGCGCCTGATCAGTTCCCACGACTATGGGTTCCCCAAGGAGAACCTGCAGTTCTGGGACGCCTTGCAGGCCGATATCCACTTCGACCCCAAGCGCAGCCTGTTCATCGACGACACCTTGCCAATTCTGCGCAGCGCACGGGACTTCGGAGTAGGGCAACTGCTTGCGGTGAGCCAGCCGGACAGCCGCAAAGGGCCGAAGGACACCGCGGAGTTCGCGGCAGTGGGGGATTATCGGGAACTGATCAAGGGCCTGCTGGACTAG
- the nudE gene encoding ADP compounds hydrolase NudE, with the protein MRQKPTVLAREIVATSRLFCVEQVQLRFANGAERTYERLVGRGAGYGAVMVVAMLDSEHAVLVEEYCGGTDAYELSLPKGLIEPGEDVLAAAERELKEEAGFGARQLEHLTELSLSPGYMSQKIQVVLATDLYEERLEGDEPEPMRVDKINLRELAGLAQNPQFSEGRALAALYLARDLLSQRGVFQA; encoded by the coding sequence ATGCGTCAGAAACCCACCGTACTTGCCCGAGAGATTGTCGCTACCAGTCGCCTGTTTTGTGTCGAGCAGGTTCAACTGCGCTTCGCCAATGGTGCCGAGCGTACCTACGAGCGGCTGGTGGGGCGGGGCGCAGGCTATGGCGCGGTGATGGTCGTGGCCATGCTCGATAGCGAGCATGCCGTGCTGGTGGAAGAGTATTGCGGTGGTACCGATGCCTATGAATTGTCGCTGCCCAAGGGCCTGATCGAGCCCGGCGAAGACGTGCTGGCGGCGGCCGAGCGCGAGCTCAAGGAGGAGGCCGGGTTTGGCGCGCGGCAGCTGGAACACCTGACCGAGTTGTCGCTGTCCCCGGGCTACATGAGCCAGAAGATCCAGGTGGTGCTGGCCACCGATCTGTATGAAGAGCGCCTGGAGGGCGATGAGCCCGAGCCGATGCGGGTCGACAAGATCAACCTGCGGGAGCTGGCCGGGCTGGCGCAGAATCCGCAGTTCAGTGAAGGCCGTGCCCTGGCTGCGTTGTACCTGGCCCGCGATCTTTTGAGCCAGCGTGGAGTCTTTCAAGCATGA
- the cysQ gene encoding 3'(2'),5'-bisphosphate nucleotidase CysQ produces MNFPHPLLAPVVDLALRAGEAILPFWRADVAVERKADESPVTAADLAAHHLIVAGLQALAPEIPVLSEEDADIPQVTRAGWQRWWLVDPLDGTKEFIAGSEEFTVNIALIDQGRVVFGVVAMPTSGRCYLGGAGLGAWRLDRGEAPQAIAVREQPGAGEAFTVVASRRHSSPDQERLLAGLGAAVGELQLANIGSSLKFCLLAEGAADCYPRLAPTSQWDTAAAQGVLEGAGGEVLDLAGAPFCYPPRESLLNGFFLALPAKAPWRAKLLELCGK; encoded by the coding sequence ATGAACTTTCCCCATCCCCTGCTGGCGCCCGTGGTCGACCTGGCACTGCGTGCCGGTGAAGCGATCCTGCCGTTCTGGCGCGCCGATGTAGCGGTCGAGCGCAAGGCCGATGAGTCGCCGGTGACGGCCGCCGACCTGGCCGCCCATCACTTGATCGTGGCGGGCCTGCAAGCCCTGGCCCCGGAGATCCCGGTACTTTCCGAAGAAGATGCCGACATTCCCCAGGTTACCCGTGCCGGTTGGCAACGTTGGTGGCTGGTGGACCCGCTGGATGGCACCAAGGAGTTCATCGCCGGGAGCGAGGAGTTCACCGTCAATATCGCTCTCATCGACCAGGGACGGGTGGTCTTTGGCGTGGTGGCGATGCCCACCAGCGGGCGCTGCTACCTTGGCGGCGCGGGGCTTGGTGCCTGGCGCCTCGATCGGGGCGAGGCGCCTCAGGCGATCGCGGTACGTGAGCAGCCGGGAGCGGGCGAAGCCTTTACCGTGGTGGCCAGCCGGCGTCATTCCAGCCCCGATCAAGAGCGCCTGCTAGCTGGCTTGGGTGCGGCCGTGGGCGAGTTGCAACTGGCCAATATCGGCAGCTCGCTGAAGTTCTGCCTGCTGGCCGAAGGGGCCGCGGATTGCTATCCGCGCCTGGCGCCCACTTCGCAGTGGGATACCGCTGCCGCCCAGGGCGTGCTCGAAGGTGCCGGTGGCGAGGTGCTGGATCTGGCCGGTGCACCGTTTTGCTATCCGCCCCGGGAGTCGTTGCTCAATGGCTTCTTCCTCGCGCTGCCGGCCAAAGCGCCCTGGCGCGCCAAGCTACTGGAACTGTGCGGTAAATAG
- a CDS encoding YiiD C-terminal domain-containing protein, whose protein sequence is MNRDSRYLESILHHDIPLTRDMGLKVLDWQAQQLRLQLPLDANVNHKSTMFGGSLYCGAVLAGWGWLHLRLREEGIEDGHIVIQEGQISYPLPVTGDAQAICAAPEDKVWKKFLAMYQRYGRARLTLHTRVVNAGSSDDAVLFAGQYVLHR, encoded by the coding sequence ATGAACCGTGACAGTCGCTACCTGGAATCCATCCTCCACCACGACATTCCCCTGACCCGGGACATGGGCCTGAAGGTACTCGACTGGCAAGCGCAACAACTGCGCCTGCAACTCCCCCTGGATGCCAACGTGAACCACAAGAGCACCATGTTCGGCGGCAGTCTCTATTGCGGCGCCGTACTGGCCGGCTGGGGATGGTTGCACTTGCGGCTTCGGGAGGAAGGAATCGAGGATGGGCACATCGTCATCCAGGAGGGGCAGATCAGCTACCCGTTGCCGGTCACCGGGGATGCCCAGGCGATCTGCGCAGCCCCCGAGGACAAGGTCTGGAAGAAATTCCTCGCGATGTACCAGCGCTATGGACGGGCCCGCCTGACCCTGCACACCCGAGTGGTGAATGCCGGCAGCAGCGACGATGCCGTGCTCTTCGCCGGACAGTACGTGCTGCACCGCTGA